The following proteins are co-located in the Spirosoma montaniterrae genome:
- a CDS encoding RES family NAD+ phosphorylase: MIDVFRITTGPYANDLSGTGAKLVGGRWNRPGISVLYTSSSRALATLEVLVHAPIFAVPKDYFVLTIRLPEDSMQTVPADHLPDGWDATQPPESIKDITEEWIREGRFLVLKVPSAIVLHEYNYLVNPAHPRALEVYTLDKQPYRFDPRLMR, from the coding sequence ATGATCGATGTTTTTCGGATTACCACCGGCCCGTATGCCAATGATCTGAGCGGCACCGGAGCTAAATTAGTGGGCGGACGCTGGAACCGACCGGGCATTTCCGTACTGTATACGAGCAGTTCGCGGGCGTTGGCAACGCTGGAAGTGTTGGTACACGCACCGATTTTTGCAGTGCCGAAAGACTATTTTGTATTGACTATCAGACTGCCGGAAGACAGTATGCAAACCGTTCCTGCCGATCATCTTCCCGACGGATGGGACGCTACACAACCGCCCGAATCAATCAAAGACATTACTGAAGAATGGATTCGGGAAGGTCGTTTTTTAGTGTTGAAAGTACCGTCGGCTATTGTATTGCATGAGTACAATTATTTAGTTAATCCGGCTCATCCACGTGCGTTGGAGGTCTACACGCTTGACAAACAACCGTATCGCTTCGACCCCCGTTTAATGCGGTAA
- a CDS encoding PQQ-binding-like beta-propeller repeat protein — protein sequence MKRFLLPLGTMALLVFGWSQYRQNLTDDKPNDYTNWSEYLGGPDRSHYSALTQITPENVAQLQVAWTYTTADSGQIQTNPIIIDGVLYGVTPTVQAFALDAATGKEIWKFGDPLKVWHSTSRGVAYWQDGSDKRILYTVGPKLYALDATTGKLISDFGEHGAADLHAGLGESAKDKFVISNTPGTIFDDLIIMPMRLSEGADAAPGYVQAFNVRTGKLAWTFHTIPRPGEYGYETWPKDSYKNTDVGAANNWAGMSVDRRRGILYVPTGSAAFDFYGGNRKGQNLFANCLLALDARTGKRLWHFQAVHHDIWDRDFPAPPNLLTVTHNGKRIDAVAQITKSGHVFVFDRVTGKPLFPIKETPVPKSDVPGEEAWPTQPLPLRPAPFARQTFAEKDLNPYSTDLDSLKVRFRKSRNGVFQPLSKEGTFIFPGLDGGGEWGGAATDPDGILYVNSNEAAWLIALREAPKQDELAHLSPGNRLYTLNCLACHGADRKGNTASGYPSLVNIGQKRDRDYVQQLISNGKGMMPGFTQLSADDKRALVAFLFGDEKQEVGAAESKVSKVPFVPYKISGYNKFLDSKGMSGIAPPWGTLNAIDLNTGNYLWKIPLGEEPELAAKGIRNTGTENYGGPVVTASGLLFIAATKDEKFRAFDKKTGKLRWETTLPAAGFATPATYQVNGKQYVVIGCGGAKLGAKKGNQYVAFALP from the coding sequence ATGAAACGTTTCCTTCTTCCGCTTGGCACAATGGCTCTGCTGGTTTTCGGCTGGTCGCAGTACCGCCAGAACCTGACCGATGACAAACCCAACGACTATACCAACTGGAGCGAGTACCTCGGCGGTCCCGACCGCAGCCACTACTCGGCTCTGACGCAGATTACGCCCGAAAACGTTGCCCAGTTACAGGTAGCCTGGACGTATACCACTGCCGACAGCGGGCAGATTCAGACCAACCCGATCATTATTGACGGAGTGCTGTACGGCGTAACACCTACGGTTCAGGCGTTTGCGCTCGATGCCGCTACAGGTAAAGAAATCTGGAAGTTTGGCGACCCGCTCAAGGTCTGGCACAGCACCAGCCGGGGCGTTGCCTACTGGCAGGACGGTTCCGACAAACGAATCCTGTACACGGTTGGTCCGAAGCTCTACGCCCTCGATGCCACGACCGGCAAGCTCATTTCCGACTTTGGCGAGCATGGAGCCGCCGACCTGCACGCGGGTCTGGGCGAATCGGCTAAAGACAAATTCGTGATCTCAAACACCCCCGGCACTATCTTCGATGACCTGATTATCATGCCGATGCGGTTATCGGAAGGAGCCGATGCCGCCCCCGGCTACGTGCAGGCGTTCAACGTGCGGACGGGTAAATTAGCCTGGACGTTCCACACCATTCCGCGACCGGGCGAGTACGGTTACGAGACATGGCCCAAAGATTCATACAAAAACACCGATGTGGGCGCGGCCAACAACTGGGCGGGTATGTCGGTCGACCGTAGGCGGGGTATTCTGTATGTACCGACCGGCTCGGCAGCTTTCGATTTCTACGGCGGCAATCGCAAGGGGCAAAACCTGTTTGCCAACTGCCTGCTGGCACTGGATGCCCGCACCGGCAAACGACTCTGGCATTTTCAGGCCGTTCATCACGACATCTGGGACCGCGACTTTCCGGCTCCGCCCAACCTCCTGACCGTGACGCACAATGGCAAGCGAATCGACGCCGTGGCCCAGATCACCAAATCGGGCCATGTCTTTGTGTTCGACCGGGTCACGGGCAAGCCACTGTTTCCGATCAAAGAAACGCCCGTCCCCAAATCCGACGTGCCGGGCGAAGAAGCCTGGCCCACACAGCCGCTGCCCCTGCGTCCGGCCCCGTTTGCCCGGCAGACGTTCGCCGAAAAAGACCTCAACCCGTATTCTACCGATCTCGATTCGCTAAAGGTACGTTTCCGCAAAAGCCGAAATGGTGTTTTTCAGCCGCTTAGCAAAGAAGGTACGTTTATTTTTCCGGGTCTCGATGGCGGGGGCGAATGGGGCGGTGCCGCCACCGACCCCGACGGCATTCTATACGTAAACAGCAACGAAGCGGCCTGGCTCATTGCCCTGCGCGAAGCCCCCAAACAAGACGAACTGGCACACCTCAGCCCCGGCAATCGGCTCTATACGCTCAACTGTTTAGCTTGCCACGGAGCCGACCGCAAAGGCAACACGGCCAGCGGCTACCCGTCGCTGGTAAACATCGGCCAGAAACGCGACCGCGACTATGTGCAGCAGCTTATCAGCAACGGAAAAGGCATGATGCCCGGTTTCACGCAGCTTTCTGCCGACGACAAACGGGCGTTGGTGGCGTTTCTGTTCGGCGATGAAAAGCAGGAAGTAGGCGCGGCTGAGTCGAAAGTCAGTAAAGTGCCGTTTGTGCCGTACAAGATTTCGGGCTACAACAAGTTCTTAGATAGTAAAGGCATGTCGGGGATTGCGCCACCGTGGGGAACACTCAACGCCATCGACCTCAACACCGGTAATTATCTGTGGAAAATTCCGCTCGGCGAAGAACCCGAATTAGCCGCCAAAGGCATTCGGAACACCGGCACCGAGAATTACGGCGGACCGGTTGTTACGGCCAGCGGGCTGCTGTTTATTGCCGCCACCAAAGACGAAAAATTCCGGGCGTTCGACAAGAAAACAGGCAAACTACGCTGGGAAACGACGCTTCCGGCGGCTGGTTTTGCTACCCCGGCCACCTACCAGGTAAACGGGAAACAATACGTAGTGATTGGCTGTGGCGGAGCGAAATTGGGGGCTAAAAAAGGGAATCAGTACGTTGCATTTGCTTTGCCATGA
- a CDS encoding sterol desaturase family protein: MRDLIQYAIPGFVVLLVAEVLVTAHQQKDYYDAKDTASSLAMGIGNVIVGLVGKVIVFGAYSFVYQFRLFTIDMSQWWAWVMLFFADDFSYYWFHRISHSSRYFWASHVVHHSSQKYNLGTALRQTWTGALTGAWVFWLWMPLLGFSPVAVMTMQAISLLYQFWIHTELIDKLPAPIEFVFNTPSHHRVHHGSDLDYLDKNHAGILIIWDRLFGTFAPEKQRPTYGLTKNIDSYNPVRIAFHEWTDILRDLRRAGSFRNALGYLFGPPGWSHDGSRKTTKQLRGE; the protein is encoded by the coding sequence ATGAGAGATTTGATTCAATACGCCATTCCGGGCTTTGTTGTGTTGCTGGTAGCCGAAGTGCTGGTAACGGCGCATCAGCAAAAAGATTATTACGACGCCAAAGACACCGCCAGCAGTTTGGCGATGGGTATCGGCAACGTGATTGTGGGGCTGGTGGGCAAAGTTATTGTGTTCGGTGCCTATTCGTTCGTGTACCAGTTCCGGCTGTTCACCATCGACATGAGTCAGTGGTGGGCATGGGTGATGCTGTTCTTCGCCGACGATTTCAGCTACTACTGGTTTCACCGCATCAGCCACAGCAGCCGCTACTTCTGGGCCTCGCACGTGGTGCATCATTCGTCGCAGAAGTACAACCTCGGCACGGCCCTGCGCCAAACCTGGACGGGTGCGCTCACCGGCGCGTGGGTGTTCTGGCTCTGGATGCCGCTGCTGGGTTTCTCGCCCGTGGCCGTCATGACCATGCAGGCCATCAGCCTGTTGTACCAGTTCTGGATTCATACCGAACTAATCGACAAACTCCCCGCCCCCATCGAGTTTGTGTTCAATACGCCGTCGCACCACCGCGTACACCACGGCTCCGACCTCGATTATTTAGACAAAAACCACGCCGGTATCCTTATTATCTGGGATCGGCTTTTCGGCACCTTCGCGCCCGAAAAACAACGCCCTACCTACGGCCTGACCAAAAATATCGACTCATACAACCCCGTCCGCATCGCCTTCCACGAGTGGACCGACATCCTGCGTGACCTACGCCGGGCCGGTTCGTTCCGCAACGCCCTCGGCTACCTCTTCGGCCCACCCGGCTGGAGCCACGACGGTAGCCGCAAAACCACGAAGCAACTGCGGGGCGAGTGA